A part of Streptomyces sp. DSM 40750 genomic DNA contains:
- a CDS encoding thiolase domain-containing protein — MNREIAVVAFAQTDHRRTSDELSEVEMLMPVLHRVLEQTGLKTSDIGFTCSGSSDYLAGRAFSFTLALDGVGAWPPISESHVEMDGAWALYEAWVKLQTGDADTALVYAYGKSSPGSVRDVLTRQLDPYYVAPLWPDSVALAALQAQALIDAGGTDEPALAAVGARSRADAVANSHAQLRGSVPQGEYLVRPLRTGDCSPVGDGAAAVVLAAGERARDLCERPAWIRGIDHRIEAHGIGVRELTDSPSTRLAAEQAGAFERPVDTAELHASFTSQEVILREVLGLDDRVRVNPSGGALAANPVMAAGLIRIGEAAARIHRGESDRALAHATSGPCLQQNLVAVLEGDPR; from the coding sequence GTGAACCGGGAGATCGCCGTCGTCGCCTTCGCCCAGACCGACCACCGTCGCACCAGCGACGAGCTCTCCGAGGTGGAGATGCTCATGCCGGTGCTGCACCGGGTCCTGGAGCAGACGGGGTTGAAGACGTCCGACATCGGCTTCACCTGCTCCGGCTCCAGCGACTACCTCGCCGGCCGCGCCTTCTCCTTCACCCTCGCTCTCGACGGCGTGGGCGCCTGGCCGCCGATCTCCGAGTCGCACGTCGAGATGGACGGGGCGTGGGCGCTGTACGAGGCCTGGGTGAAGCTCCAGACGGGGGACGCGGACACCGCGCTCGTCTATGCGTACGGCAAGTCCTCGCCCGGGTCGGTGCGCGACGTACTGACCCGCCAGCTCGACCCCTACTACGTGGCGCCGCTGTGGCCCGACTCCGTCGCCCTCGCCGCCCTCCAGGCGCAGGCGCTCATCGACGCCGGCGGCACGGACGAGCCGGCGCTGGCGGCGGTCGGGGCGCGCAGCCGCGCGGACGCCGTCGCCAACTCCCATGCGCAGCTGAGGGGTTCGGTACCGCAGGGGGAGTACCTCGTACGGCCGCTGCGCACCGGGGACTGCTCGCCGGTCGGTGACGGGGCCGCCGCCGTGGTCCTCGCGGCGGGCGAGCGGGCCCGGGACCTGTGCGAGCGGCCCGCCTGGATCCGGGGCATCGACCACCGGATCGAGGCCCATGGCATCGGCGTACGCGAGCTGACCGACTCGCCCTCCACCCGCCTCGCCGCCGAGCAGGCCGGAGCCTTCGAGCGGCCCGTGGACACCGCCGAGTTGCATGCGTCGTTCACCTCCCAGGAGGTGATCCTGCGCGAGGTACTGGGGCTCGACGACAGGGTGCGTGTCAACCCCTCGGGCGGGGCCCTGGCCGCCAACCCGGTGATGGCCGCCGGGCTCATCCGGATCGGTGAGGCCGCCGCGCGCATCCACCGGGGTGAGTCCGACCGGGCGCTGGCGCACGCCACTTCCGGCCCCTGTCTGCAACAGAACCTGGTCGCCGTACTCGAAGGGGATCCGCGATGA
- a CDS encoding crotonase/enoyl-CoA hydratase family protein, with the protein MGGTEHLTLRREGATLVLTLNRPEAKNALSLPMLVGLHDGWVEADEDDTVRSIVLTGAGGAFCAGMDLKALAGKGMEGQQYRDRLKADPDLHWKAMLRHHRPRKPVIAAVEGYCVAGGTEILQGTDIRVAGESATFGLFEVKRGLFPIGGSTVRLQRQIPRTHALEMLLTGRPYSAREAAGVGLIGHVVPDGTALAKALEIAEQINACGPLAVEAVKASVYETAEMTEADGLAAELKRGWPIFDTDDAKEGARAFTEKRPPVYKRA; encoded by the coding sequence ATGGGTGGTACGGAACACCTGACCCTGCGGCGCGAAGGCGCCACACTGGTGCTCACGCTCAACAGGCCCGAGGCCAAGAACGCGCTCTCGCTGCCGATGCTCGTCGGCCTCCACGACGGCTGGGTCGAGGCCGACGAGGACGACACGGTCCGCTCGATCGTCCTCACGGGAGCCGGTGGTGCCTTCTGCGCCGGGATGGACCTCAAGGCCCTCGCGGGCAAGGGGATGGAGGGCCAGCAGTACCGGGACCGGCTCAAGGCCGACCCCGATCTGCACTGGAAGGCGATGCTCCGCCACCACCGGCCGCGCAAGCCGGTGATCGCCGCGGTCGAGGGGTACTGCGTCGCGGGCGGCACCGAGATCCTCCAGGGCACCGACATCCGGGTCGCTGGCGAGTCGGCGACGTTCGGCCTCTTCGAGGTCAAACGCGGGCTCTTCCCGATCGGCGGTTCCACGGTCCGCCTCCAGCGGCAGATCCCGCGCACGCACGCTCTGGAGATGCTGCTCACCGGGCGGCCGTACAGCGCGCGCGAGGCCGCCGGTGTGGGGCTGATCGGGCATGTCGTGCCCGACGGCACGGCCCTGGCCAAGGCCCTGGAGATCGCCGAGCAGATCAACGCGTGTGGACCGCTGGCCGTGGAGGCCGTGAAGGCGTCGGTGTACGAGACGGCCGAGATGACGGAAGCGGACGGGCTGGCCGCCGAACTGAAGCGGGGGTGGCCCATCTTTGACACGGATGATGCGAAGGAGGGGGCTCGGGCGTTTACCGAGAAGCGGCCGCCTGTCTACAAGCGGGCGTAG
- a CDS encoding Zn-ribbon domain-containing OB-fold protein, translating into MSATLKAPLTVEFPFTRSLGPVQSAFLTGLRERVVLGVRTGDGRVLVPPVEYDPVTAEEIRDLVEVAPTGTVTTWAWNHEPRRGQPLDTPFAWALVRLDGADTALLHALDAPGPDAVRTGMRVRVRWAEERSGAITDIACFEAYDGDPVEPAGHSGEFADPVTGIVAPARLDYTYSPGRAQTGYINALAERRNVGERCPSCRKVYVPPRGACPTCGVATAEQVEVGPGGTVTTFCIVNIKAKNLDIEVPYVYAHIALDGADLALHGRIAGIPYDQVRIGLRVEPVWTEGARYPDHYRPTGEPDAEYDTFKELL; encoded by the coding sequence ATGTCCGCAACCCTCAAGGCACCCCTTACCGTCGAGTTCCCTTTCACCCGCTCCCTCGGGCCCGTTCAGAGCGCCTTCCTCACCGGGCTGCGCGAACGCGTCGTTCTCGGTGTGCGTACCGGTGACGGGCGGGTTCTTGTACCGCCCGTCGAGTACGACCCCGTCACGGCCGAGGAGATTCGCGACCTGGTCGAGGTCGCCCCCACCGGCACGGTCACCACCTGGGCCTGGAACCACGAGCCGCGCCGCGGCCAGCCCCTCGACACCCCCTTCGCCTGGGCCCTGGTGCGGCTCGACGGCGCCGATACGGCCCTGCTCCACGCCCTCGACGCCCCCGGACCCGACGCCGTACGCACCGGCATGCGCGTCCGCGTCCGCTGGGCCGAGGAACGCTCCGGTGCCATCACGGACATCGCCTGCTTCGAGGCGTACGACGGCGATCCGGTTGAACCGGCGGGCCACAGCGGCGAGTTCGCCGACCCCGTCACCGGGATCGTCGCCCCCGCCCGCCTCGACTACACCTACTCGCCCGGCCGCGCCCAGACCGGCTACATCAACGCCCTCGCCGAGCGCCGCAACGTGGGCGAGCGCTGCCCCTCCTGCCGCAAGGTGTACGTACCGCCGAGGGGCGCCTGCCCCACCTGCGGGGTGGCCACGGCCGAGCAGGTGGAGGTCGGGCCGGGCGGCACGGTGACCACGTTCTGCATCGTCAACATCAAGGCGAAGAACCTCGACATAGAGGTGCCTTACGTATACGCCCACATCGCCCTCGACGGTGCCGACCTCGCCCTGCACGGCCGAATCGCCGGCATCCCCTACGACCAGGTGCGGATCGGCCTGCGCGTCGAACCCGTGTGGACGGAAGGCGCTCGCTACCCCGACCACTACCGGCCCACCGGCGAGCCGGACGCCGAGTACGACACGTTCAAGGAGCTGTTGTGA
- a CDS encoding DUF397 domain-containing protein: MAESTMEQRSLDGWHKPAELDLSKADWRSSSQGRGDVQIAFVEGFIAMRNSGSPESPSLIFTPAEWGAFVSGAREGEFDLT, from the coding sequence GTGGCCGAGAGCACCATGGAGCAGCGATCGCTCGACGGCTGGCACAAGCCGGCGGAACTGGACCTCAGCAAGGCGGACTGGCGGTCCAGCAGCCAGGGGCGGGGAGATGTCCAGATCGCCTTTGTCGAGGGCTTCATCGCCATGCGCAACAGCGGCAGCCCCGAGAGCCCCTCGCTGATCTTCACCCCCGCCGAGTGGGGCGCCTTCGTGTCGGGGGCCCGCGAGGGCGAGTTCGACCTGACCTGA
- a CDS encoding thiolase domain-containing protein, with protein sequence MSKEPVAVVGVGQTKHVAARRDVSIAGLVREAARRALDDAELTWADIEAVVIGKAPDFFEGVMMPELYLADALGAVGKPMMRVHTAGSVGGSTALVAASLVAARIHGTVLTLAFEKQSESNAMWGLSLPIPFQQPLLAGAGGFFAPHVRAYMRRSGAPDTVGSLVAYKNRRNALKNPYAHLHEHDITLEKVQASPMLWDPIRYSETCPSSDGAVAMVLTDRAGAVRAPRPAAWMHGGAMRSEPTLFAGKDSVSPRAGRECAADVYRQAGIADPRREIDAVEMYVPFSWYEPMWLENLGFADEGEGWKLTESGVTELDGDLPVDMSGGVLSTNPIGASGMIRFAEAALQVRGLAGEHQVAGARRVLGHAYGGGSQFFSMWLVGAEPPTS encoded by the coding sequence ATGAGCAAGGAGCCCGTGGCCGTCGTAGGGGTCGGCCAGACCAAGCATGTGGCGGCGCGCCGGGACGTGTCGATCGCCGGGCTCGTACGTGAGGCCGCCCGACGGGCCCTCGACGACGCCGAGTTGACGTGGGCCGACATCGAGGCCGTCGTCATCGGCAAGGCGCCCGACTTCTTCGAGGGCGTCATGATGCCCGAGCTCTACCTCGCGGACGCGCTCGGCGCCGTCGGTAAACCCATGATGCGGGTGCACACGGCGGGCTCGGTGGGCGGATCGACCGCGCTGGTCGCCGCGAGCCTGGTCGCCGCCCGCATCCACGGGACCGTACTGACCCTGGCGTTCGAGAAGCAGTCCGAGTCGAACGCCATGTGGGGCCTGTCCCTGCCGATCCCGTTCCAGCAGCCGCTGCTGGCCGGCGCGGGCGGCTTCTTCGCCCCGCATGTGCGGGCGTACATGCGGCGCAGCGGCGCCCCCGACACCGTCGGCTCCCTGGTGGCGTACAAGAACCGCCGCAACGCGCTCAAGAACCCGTACGCCCATCTCCACGAGCACGACATCACGCTGGAGAAGGTCCAGGCCTCGCCCATGCTGTGGGATCCGATCCGCTACTCGGAGACCTGCCCGTCCTCCGACGGAGCCGTCGCGATGGTCCTCACCGACCGCGCGGGGGCGGTCCGGGCGCCCCGCCCTGCCGCGTGGATGCACGGGGGCGCGATGCGCAGCGAGCCGACGCTGTTCGCGGGCAAGGACAGTGTGTCGCCGCGTGCGGGGCGGGAGTGTGCGGCGGACGTGTACCGGCAGGCGGGGATCGCGGATCCGCGCCGGGAGATCGACGCGGTGGAGATGTATGTGCCGTTCTCCTGGTACGAGCCGATGTGGCTGGAGAACCTCGGTTTCGCCGACGAGGGGGAGGGCTGGAAGCTCACCGAGTCCGGCGTCACCGAGCTGGACGGGGATCTTCCGGTCGACATGTCCGGCGGGGTGCTGTCCACCAATCCCATCGGTGCCTCCGGCATGATCCGTTTCGCTGAGGCGGCGCTCCAGGTGCGGGGGCTGGCGGGAGAACACCAGGTGGCGGGCGCCCGCCGGGTGCTCGGGCATGCCTACGGCGGCGGATCGCAGTTCTTCTCGATGTGGCTCGTGGGCGCCGAGCCGCCCACCTCGTGA
- a CDS encoding transglutaminase-like domain-containing protein, translating to MPPAHLAPDVAAFYATQSAFTDPGDLTPRYTDLPRDPARLARVARDLMIHRGEGETFRYATPQDRLHNDAETRYLDDILRIVVGRNDAPLSHRREPEDRFVGVCRDFSLLHCSLLRHMGVPARLRSGFATYFGDNGFHADHVVTEYWDPARGWLFADAQLTEPLIADAWKIDFDPMDVPRDRFLVAGKAWQAIRAGEADPGTFGLHPPAEGPLNGEWFVAGNVRLDLADLNKVETLLWDIWGTETEAGQELVEPVRELYDEVAPVVGDEVDFAAARELFAGHEGLRTPRTVLSLAPYNGPCEVTLR from the coding sequence ATGCCACCCGCACACCTCGCACCGGACGTCGCCGCCTTCTACGCCACGCAGAGCGCGTTCACCGACCCGGGCGATCTCACTCCGCGCTACACCGACCTGCCGCGCGATCCGGCTCGACTCGCCCGTGTCGCACGGGATCTGATGATCCATCGGGGCGAGGGGGAGACATTCCGCTACGCCACCCCGCAGGACCGGCTGCACAACGACGCCGAGACGCGCTACCTCGACGACATCCTGCGGATCGTCGTCGGGCGAAACGACGCGCCGCTGTCGCACCGCCGCGAACCCGAGGACCGTTTCGTCGGGGTCTGCCGCGACTTCTCGCTGCTGCACTGCTCGCTCCTGCGCCACATGGGTGTGCCCGCCCGGCTCCGGTCCGGCTTCGCCACGTATTTCGGCGACAACGGCTTCCACGCCGACCACGTGGTCACCGAGTACTGGGACCCGGCGCGGGGCTGGCTCTTCGCCGACGCACAGTTGACGGAGCCCCTGATCGCCGACGCCTGGAAGATCGACTTCGATCCGATGGACGTGCCGCGCGACCGCTTCCTCGTCGCGGGCAAGGCGTGGCAGGCCATCCGGGCCGGTGAGGCGGACCCCGGGACGTTCGGCCTCCACCCGCCGGCGGAGGGGCCGCTGAACGGGGAGTGGTTCGTGGCGGGCAACGTCCGGCTCGACCTCGCGGACCTGAACAAGGTCGAGACGCTGCTGTGGGACATCTGGGGGACGGAGACCGAGGCCGGCCAGGAACTCGTGGAGCCGGTCCGCGAGCTGTACGACGAGGTCGCGCCGGTGGTGGGTGACGAGGTGGACTTCGCCGCGGCGCGCGAGTTGTTCGCGGGCCACGAGGGGCTGCGGACACCGCGGACCGTGCTGTCGCTGGCGCCGTACAACGGCCCGTGCGAGGTCACCCTCCGCTGA